Proteins encoded by one window of Myripristis murdjan chromosome 1, fMyrMur1.1, whole genome shotgun sequence:
- the sh2d3a gene encoding breast cancer anti-estrogen resistance protein 3 isoform X2, translating to MDSLKKELEEELKLNSEDPRSHAWYHGPLSRESAESLLERDGDFLVRDSSSAPGDYVLSCYWRDEPMHFKIIRVVLRPKKGYSRELFQFEEDRFDNVPALIHFHVGGRKPISQASGAVVFHPITRTLPLRVISERQAERGTSSNGGPGGEKRSEHSKRLSFSSSHADMLQINNPLLRSGSQPANLENLGRRPSLQSAQSDSHLSTGLPQSCQSENAGPAPISPVFRTGSEPLLSPRPRHSRPSHPGGGVTLRGSDGQLHPRAPPKPLRISAAFPNATPPLSAPPCDDPSSFYDELVVQVPQSRRKGHVDRLRAEEKWQSRARLTETSFSFLEAQKDEAAPQLPFKMPTQREAPGDTEEWHFERPHVESISCFQLDQFESLLLPENNRPLEPSVLLTLKELFNRSDDTTTALHMLSVDCQVARIVGVTDEQRRIMGVESGLELITLPHGHQLRQDLLERHHLIALGVAVDILGCTGTVGQRATVLHKVISLAQALKEQAHDLFSFSAVMKALEMPQITRLEMTWRALRRNHTESAVLFEKTLKPFMNSLNEGDDSVVQGPVAMPHLVPLLMLMEGEDPVENSERGCQLLYDVLQSARNAALHAPDYQKHAHSLLSGGWEPVPELLEAFRTEFALRLFWGQSGAEVDRQVRYEKFDNILCVLSDKLEPVEATPLHPQS from the exons AGTGCAGAGTCTCTGCTGGAGAGGGACGGGGACTTCCTGGTCCGTGATTCAAGCTCCGCCCCTGGTGACTATGTTTTGAGCTGCTACTGGAGGGACGAGCCCATGCACTTTAAGATCATTCGGGTGGTCTTACGACCCAAGaag GGCTACTCCAGGGAGCTGTTCCAGTTTGAGGAGGATCGCTTTGACAATGTTCCCGCTCTGATCCACTTCCATGTGGGGGGGCGTAAACCCATATCCCAGGCCTCAGGCGCTGTGGTCTTTCACCCAATCACACGGACCCTCCCTCTGCGTGTCATCAGTGAGCGCCAGGCGGAGCGTGGCACCAGCAGTAATGGGGGTCCAGGAGGAGAGAAACGCTCAGAGCACAGCAAGAGACTCAGTTTCAGCTCTTCACACGCTGACATGCTGCAGATCAACAATCCACTGCTCAG GAGTGGAAGTCAGCCTGCTAACTTGGAGAACTTGGGGCGCAGGCCTTCACTACAGTCTGCACAATCTGACAGCCACCTGTCGACAG GACTTCCTCAGAGCTGTCAGTCAGAGAATGCTGGCCCCGCCCCCATCTCCCCTGTGTTCCGCACAGGCAGTGAACCCTTGCTGAGCCCCCGCCCACGACACTCACGCCCCTCCCATCCAG GTGGAGGAGTGACTCTGCGAGGCTCAGATGGACAGCTGCACCCCAGAGCTCCTCCTAAACCCCTTAGGATCTCTGCAGCCTTCCCCAACGCCACACCGCCTCTGTCTGCACCACCTTGTGACGACCCCTCCTCTTTCTACGATGAGCTGGTTGTCCAG GTGCCACAGTCTCGGCGGAAGGGCCACGTGGACCGACTGCGTGCGGAGGAGAAGTGGCAGAGCCGTGCACGCCTCACAGAGACCTCCTTCAGCTTTCTGGAGGCACAGAAGGATGAGGCGGCACCACAGCTGCCTTTCAAGATGCCGACGCAGAGGGAGGCACCAGGAGACACAGAAGAATGGCATTTTGAACGTCCACAT GTGGAGTCAATTTCGTGTTTCCAGTTGGATCAGTTTGAGTCACTTCTCTTGCCGGAGAACAACCGGCCTCTGGAGCCGAGCGTCCTGTTGACACTCAAAGAGCTCTTCAACCGTTCAGACGACACCACCACCGctctgcacatgctcagtgtTGACTGCCAG GTAGCACGCATTGTTGGGGTGACGGATGAGCAGAGGAGGATTATGGGAGTTGAATCAGGGCTGGAGCTTATCACACTGCCACATGGACACCAGTTACGACAGGACCTGTTGGAGag GCATCACCTAATCGCACTCGGAGTAGCCGTGGACATCCTTGGCTGCACAGGGACGGTGGGTCAGAGGGCAACCGTTTTACATAAAGTCATTTCTTTGGCTCAGGCGCTGAAGGAACAAGCCCATgacctcttctctttctcagcTGTGATGAAGGCTCTGGAGATGCCTCAG ATTACTCGGTTGGAGATGACATGGCGAGCACTGAGGAGGAACCACACAGAGAGCGCTGTTTTGTTTGAGAAGACCCTCAAACCCTTCATGAACTCTCTGAATGAGGGAGATG ACTCTGTAGTCCAGGGTCCAGTAGCCATGCCACACCTGGTGCCCCTGCTGATGCTGATGGAGGGTGAGGACCCGGTTGAGAACAGCGAGCGTGGCTGTCAGCTTCTCTACGACGTTCTCCAGTCAGCACGTAATGCTGCGCTGCACGCCCCAGATTACCAAAAACACGCACATTCCCTGCtttcag GAGGATGGGAGCCCGTCCCTGAGCTGCTGGAGGCGTTCCGGACGGAGTTTGCCTTGCGGCTGTTCTGGGGTCAGTCTGGAGCGGAGGTGGACAGACAGGTCCGCTATGAAAAGTTTGACAACATTCTGTGTGTCCTCTCTGATAAACTGGAGCCTGTTGAGGCAACCCCACTCCACCCTCAATCCTGA